In the genome of Pseudomonadota bacterium, one region contains:
- a CDS encoding chalcone isomerase family protein: MPFNGAGVRSKFFVEVYVGALYLSKPSRSVSDILALPGPKRVALHFLHDEVSQEKLVDAWNEGFKKNQSEESMKTLGPRIEQFNKLFQTVHKGDVITLDYIPDDGTTVRINGTEKGKVPGADFNRALLEVWLGEEPVDSDLKRALLGI; the protein is encoded by the coding sequence GTGCCCTTTAACGGAGCGGGCGTTCGCTCGAAATTTTTTGTCGAGGTGTATGTCGGTGCGCTTTATCTCTCAAAACCCTCCCGATCGGTTTCGGATATACTCGCACTCCCCGGCCCCAAACGAGTCGCATTGCATTTTTTGCACGACGAGGTGAGTCAGGAAAAATTGGTCGATGCTTGGAATGAAGGGTTTAAGAAAAATCAGAGCGAAGAGTCCATGAAAACACTTGGGCCACGGATCGAGCAGTTTAACAAGCTTTTCCAAACGGTACATAAGGGGGATGTGATTACGCTGGATTATATTCCCGACGATGGCACCACCGTTAGAATCAACGGTACAGAAAAAGGAAAGGTGCCGGGAGCCGATTTTAATCGTGCCTTGCTGGAGGTTTGGCTGGGGGAGGAGCCGGTCGATTCGGATTTGAAACGGGCCCTGTTAGGAATTTAA